The sequence CAATATAATACGAATTAAATGCGGCATCCTTCGCCACAGCAATACGCACAATCGGTTCTTTTTTACTTTCGAAAAGCGAAGTTGTTTGCTCCGCGTTTAGAGGCTGTGCCAACGAAATCTCCAACAACTTATCTATATCAATTGTTTCAAGCACGAGTTGACCGAGTCGATTGAAAAAGGAATCAAGTTCTCCCCTTTCAATCGACGGGACGAGCCCAAGACTTCTTTCAGGAATTTCAATCCCTTGTTCCCGCTTCAAATAGCCAATAACAGGAATTTGGCATTCTTGTTCAATTGCGACCTTCACAATTTCAAAATGCCTGTCACTCCCTACCCGGTTGGCAATGACACCAACGATGTTAGGCTCACTTGACAGTGTTTGAAACCCCTTCACAATCGCCGCTGCACTTCGAGCCACACTTGCACAATTCACAACGAGCAAGACTGGACTGTCAGTCATTACACTAATCTCTGCAGTACTTCCTTTATCATTTGTAGGATCTCTCCCATCATAGAGCCCCATAACCCCTTCCATGATGGAAATATCCGCATTTTCACTTCCATGATTAAAAATATCAAGGACTGTCTCTTCTCCAAACATCCAGCTATCTAGATTCCGTGAAACACGTTTGGTCACCGCAGTATGGTAAGAGGAATCGATATAATCTGGCCCACACTTAAATCCTTGGACTACAAATCCCCGTTGTTTCAAAGCGGACATCAAACCAATTGTTACAGTCGTTTTCCCAACTCCACTCCCGGTGCCCGCTATGACAAGTCTTCGTTCAGTCATCGAAATCCTCCCATCTTCTGTCATCACAATTACGACAGCATATCACTTTTAGTAAATTTCTTCTCGACGGCCTCTAACATTGCTGTTGTGATAATTTTTTCGATACCTTTTCGTAAATCAATTTCGTTTTCGCGATGCCTTAGTTGGTTTTCCCTCTGGCTGGCAGCAATGAGTACCACGTCCCTTGCTGACTGAACCGATTGCAGACTTAGCTGCTGACAAACCTTCACCTTTGCCTCTATAACAGTCATATAATAATCAAACAATGCTTTGTCTTGTAAATGTCCATCTATAAACAGCAGTAGATGAACGCCATCCAAGCTTCTATGCTGATGGATATCCACTTCAATCGCTACTACAATCATTAGTTGAACACCCAGCAGTAGCTGCTCGATTATAACAACATCCTGTATATCCCCAGTCGTCGCAATCGCTGCTACTTGTTCAGACGGAATTCCGTTGTTTTCCAACCATGCTGACAGATTTTGTTCACCAATTGATTCGTCTGCCACTAAACAAAAGTGCTGCAGCCATTGAACTCCTTCCCCTACATCCGCGTTCGATAGCGTACGCAAAGGTTGTTCGAAGTGTAGATGAACTGTATTTTCATTTTGCTCAGCTTGAAAACTATTTAAAAATGGCGTCGGGTCTGCACTATATGAATATGTTGGCGTCAGATGAAGCTGAGGCTTCGGAACAAGCGGATGTGCTTGCGCCTTGACCTCAACTTCATATACTTTTTTCAACTGCTCTTCCTTGCGTAACGTATTCACATCGCCAACCTCTAAAAATGAACCTTCGTAAAGCAATGCAACCCGATCCGCATACAACGATGCCACATTCAAATCATGCAAAATCGCAAATATGGTCAATCCTTTCGTCCGTTGCCACTCTTTTAGCAAATCTAACATTTCAAAAGTATGCTTAATGTCCAAATGATTTGTCGGTTCATCCAACAGTAAAACCTCAGGCTCTTGTGCTAATGCCTTCGCTAATAAAACCCGTTGTTTTTCTCCTCCACTCAACAAGCGAAATTGTGTCTTGCGATAGCGCCCAACTTTGGAAATCTCCATCACCGCATCAATCACTTCACGATCATACGCCGATAACGTTTTCAAAACGCCCTTTTGGTGTGGATAGCGTCCAAGACTAATGATTTCCTCGACTGTGTAATCGAACGTCATTTGAACTTCCTGAGAAAGCACCGCTACTTTTTTCGCCTTCTCCAACTTCGTTAATTTCGACATCACTTTCCCATCAATGAGAATATCACCTGAAATGACGGGCAATTGCCCTGTAATTAATTTGAATAGGGTTGTCTTTCCACTACCGTTCGGACCCAGCAATGCAAAAAACTCTCCCTTTTTAATGTCCAAGCTAATGTCTTTGACGATTGGTTTCTTCCCATAGCCGCCTGCGAGTCGATCAACTTTAATCATCCTCGTTCACCTCTTCCGATTCTTTCCCTAATCAGTAGAAAAGCAAATACAGGTGCGCCAATCAATGCGGTAATAACACCAATTGGCAATTCCCTCGGCGCAATGATCGTCCTAGCCAATAAGTCTGCCAATATAAGAAAAGAACCTCCGAACAACATCGACAACGGCAGAAGATGTCGGTGATTCGGTCCTGTCAATAAACGAACAAGATGAGGGATGACAAGACCAACAAACCCGATTGAACCGGAAACCGCTACTGCCGCTCCCGTCAACAATGAGGCGCCAATCAAAATCATGATTTTACCTCTTTTAACATTGACACCGATGTGATCTGCTGCTTCCTCGCCAAGTGCAAGCGCGTTCAATTCACGATAATGCATGAGTAAAATAATCGTCCCAATAATCATAAATGGAACAACAAGATGAATGTGGCTCCACCCTCTCATTCCTACACTACCGTAAAGCCAATACATAATTTGTGTCATCGCATCCTTATCACCTAAGGAAATGAGTAGTGACGTTATTGAACCGATAAATGAGCCAACGATGATTCCTGCCAAGACAATCGTTTCAATCGCAAGGCTCCTGCTGCTCAAACGTACTAATCCAAAAACAATCATCAGGGTAATAAATCCACTAGCGATTGAGACGACTGGTAATGTGAAGCTCCCGAGCCCAATAATCGTAAATTGAAAAAATAACACAAGTACTGCCCCTAAGGCAGCACCTGATGAAACACCGATTGTATAGGGATCCGCTAATGGATTACGTAAAAGCCCTTGAAATGCGGCACCCGCTAACGAAAGCGAAGCACCGACACAAAGAGCCAGTAAAACCCGTGGCAGTCGAATATTCCAAATGATTAACTCTTCATTACGCGGTATATTTTCAAGCCAGCCAAGGCCAAACGATTTTTCCAACACAATATGCAAAATAGTCATGATTGGAAACTGTACGCTGCTGACAAATAGACCCAGTAACAGCGCACAAAGTACAAACCCAATACTTAGTAAGTAAAGCCAGCCAATCTTACTCCCCAAAAACTTCCGGATAAATGATTTTTGCAAGCGTCTCTACTCCTTCAATCAAACGAGGTCCCGGGCGAGTAACCGTATCACTATCTACATCAAATACTTGTTCATTTTTTATCGCAGTTACTTCTGCCCAACCATCGCGCGTTAAAACTTGTTCAGCCGGATTGTCTATATAGTAACCGTATGTCGTAATAATGACATCTGGATTCAACTGAACAATTTCTTCTTCTGTCATTTTCACCCAACCGTCTTGCTCTTCAGCAGCATTTGTTGCATTGATCGCTTCTAACATTTCATGCATAAATGTATTTTTCCCTGTCGTGAAAATGTCTGGAGCAGGAGAAACTTCAACCCATACTTTCTTTGTATCTGTAATGCCTTTTGCTTTTTCTTCAAGTGCAACCCGACGGTCTTTCATATCGTTAATGATTTCATCTGCTTTTTCAGCTGTTCCTGTCGCCTGCGCAATCATATCCATTGTTTTATAGACATCATCAAAAGTGGAAGCACTACCTGTCACAACGACTGTAATACCTGCATCTTCATATTGCTTCAAAATATTTTCATGTGTATTGTGGTGGTATGTCGTGACAAAAGCGATATCAGGTAGCAAGCTTAGAACTAATTCTGCATCCATATCTTGTGCTCCCACTTTTTGTACACTTAACGCCTCTTCAGGGTAGTTATCATAATCAGACACACCAATTAGACGATCCCCAACACCAAGTGCATATAAAATCTCTGTATTACTCGCTTGAATCGACACAATCGTTTTTGGTTCGCTTTCAATAGTCACTTCACGACCTACATCATCTGTAAAGGTAACAGGAAACGCTTCGACAACCTCTTCATCTTCGACCTCTTCAACTACTTCAATTGATTCTTCATCGACACTATCTTCTTTCGCCGCTCCATCCGTACCCTTGTCCGTGCCACATGCTGCCAAAATAGCAAGCATAAAAACAAACACAAAACTTAATAAGCCCCATCTTTGAAATAAATCCTTCAATCTAATCTCTCCTTTTTTTGACATCAAAAAAAGCGCTCTTCTATTTAGAAGAAGGCGCACATAAAAAGGTATTATCAGCGATTCCTTTGCCAAACAAAAAAGAATCTTCTGGAAAGCTCCGTCAGGAAACCGTACCAAAATAAGATGATAAACACTTTAAACGTCCCTTCCTCGAGGAAGCTTAAAATCAAAATAGGCAGGTCTCCTGACTTACGTCTCATCGGGCAACTAACTCCTTCCCATGCAATATGCACAGTGGATTTTCTTTAGTAGCCATAAACGCTTACAGTGACGGGATCGCGTTGGATTCACACCAACTTCCCTCTTCGTTTTAAATAGTTATTTCCCAACTATTCAAAAAACCTATTTCTCAATTATTCTTTTTTTAATGTTATGTATTCAATATCAAGTATAAAGAAGATTCAGTGGTAAGTAAACTACGTTTTAATAGTGACTGAACTAACCTCCATTTAAGAAGGTGTTCTATCAGTCGATTTCCAACTGAAAGAACACCCATTTTATCATTTCTAACGCTATTTATTTATCAAATAATTTTTTCAGCGCATCTGCCATTGCAGTATTTTCTGGTTCTTCCTGTTTATTCATGTATTTTTGAACATCACGTTTATCGGCTTTTTTACCACCCGAGTTTGCACGACGCTTTTCAAACGCCGACAGCTTTTCACGGTGACCACATTTACAAACAAAAATCTTGCCTTCACCTTCCCCACGCAATTCCAATTTCTTTTTACAAACTGGACATCTGGCATTTGTCAATGTCGATACATTTTTACGGTGACCGCATTCCCGATCTTGACAAACAAGCATCTTGCCGCGCTTGCCATTCACTTCTAGTAAAAGCTTTCCACAATCCGGACATGTTTTCCCCGTGACATTATCATGCTTGAATTTTTTATCATCCGTTTTAATTTCTGTCACAGTACGCTTTGAGAAAGCAATCATATCTTTCATGAATGCCGATTTTTTCATCTGCCCACTGGCGATTTTCGTCAACCCTTGCTCCCACTCCGCCGTCAACGCCGGTGATTTCAGATCTTCCGGAACAAGTTCCAGCAGCTGGCGTCCTTTTGATGTCGTGTAAATATCATTGCCTTTCTTCTCCATTACGAATGAATTGAATAGTCGTTCGATAACATCAGCACGCGTCGCAACGGTTCCGAGTCCACCCGTTTCACCAATTGTTTTGATCAATTCTTTAGATTCACCTTGCATAAATTGTGTTGGGTTTTCCATCGCCGCAAGCAACGTTCCTTCATTGAAACGTGCAGGTGGCTTCGTTTGACCATCTGTCATAACGATAGCACGAATACCCAGCTCATCCCCTTTTTTGAATGAAGGGAGCATATCCGTATCTACTTCTTCCTCTTCCGTCGAATAAACCTTTTTCCAACCTTCATCTGTAATTGTACGACCCTTCGCTTTGAACATTTCTCCTCCTACCGTAAGCTCCGCTGTTACTTGGTCATAACGGAATGAACCGAAGAACACCGCCAAGAAGCGTTTAACGATTAAATCATATAGACGTTGTTCTTTATCAGACAAGCTTTGAAGAATTGGCGTTTCCTCAGTTGGAATAATCGCATGGTGATCCGACACACGCTTATCATCGACCACACCCTTCTGCGGCTTTATCGTACCTGAACGTAATAGCGTGTTGACCGCTTTACGATAAGGCCCAATATCCACTGCTTTAATGCGCTCTTTCAACGTACTTTCCATATCTGAAGTCAAATGCTTCGAATCCGTTCGTGGATACGTCACCGCTTTATGGCGCTCATATAAATTTTGCAAGGTCGATAGCGTCTCTTTGGCAGACCATGACCAACGGCGATGTGCCTCTTTTTGCAGCTCCGTTAAATCAAATAAATGCGGTGCTGGTTGAGACTTAGGCGTCGTTTTCACGTCCGTAACTTTGCCAGATTGAACCCCGTCCAGCTTGCCCATGAGTTTCTCAATCACTTCTTTATCGAACGACTGCGTTTGACCTGCCCGATCATGCCAAGTAAATTTCGCTGTTTCGGTTAATGCTTGCATACCATAAAATGATTTCGGCTTGAAATCACGAATCTGTTTTTCTCGTTCTGCAATCATCGCGAGCGTCGGTGTTTGAACACGACCTGTTGACAATTGTGCATTGTATTTCACCGTCAGTGCGCGTGTTGCATTAATGCCAACAACCCAGTCTGCTTCTGCACGTGCAACTGCCGCCTCGTATAAGTTTTCATAAGCACGACCGTCTTTCAAATTGTTAAAGCCATCTTTAATAGCCTTATCCGTGACCGAAGAAATCCACAGCCGCTTGACAGGTTTACGAACTTTTGCCTGCTCTAAAATCCAGCGTGCCACAAGCTCTCCTTCACGCCCCGCATCTGTCGCGATAATGACGGCTTTGACATCAGTTCGCTTTAGCTGTGCTTTCACCGCATTAAATTGCTTCGATGTTTGACGAATCGGTACAAGCTTAAATGGCTCCGGAATAATCGGCAAATGCTCGAGCTTCCACTCTTTAAATTCATTGCCATAACCTTCTGGATCTGCATGTGTCACAAGATGACCTAGCGCCCATGTAACAATATAATGCGTCCCTTCAAGAA comes from Sporosarcina sp. FSL K6-3457 and encodes:
- a CDS encoding cobyrinate a,c-diamide synthase, with translation MTERRLVIAGTGSGVGKTTVTIGLMSALKQRGFVVQGFKCGPDYIDSSYHTAVTKRVSRNLDSWMFGEETVLDIFNHGSENADISIMEGVMGLYDGRDPTNDKGSTAEISVMTDSPVLLVVNCASVARSAAAIVKGFQTLSSEPNIVGVIANRVGSDRHFEIVKVAIEQECQIPVIGYLKREQGIEIPERSLGLVPSIERGELDSFFNRLGQLVLETIDIDKLLEISLAQPLNAEQTTSLFESKKEPIVRIAVAKDAAFNSYYIENLEILESYGAELVYFSPLADESFPENIDGLYIGGGLPEEFVHLLSQNEAIKQALRAAFEGGVPTFAEGGGFMYLTRSVETTAGDLFGMVGFIPGNIKMHATLQAIGYREISGHQDNFLLNEHQKARGHEFHYSTFEPVESFQHAYETMGMRGGKTDGYVTDNVVAGYTQFHFATCVGMVERWIETCLSYKKIRGGTQ
- a CDS encoding ABC transporter ATP-binding protein — translated: MIKVDRLAGGYGKKPIVKDISLDIKKGEFFALLGPNGSGKTTLFKLITGQLPVISGDILIDGKVMSKLTKLEKAKKVAVLSQEVQMTFDYTVEEIISLGRYPHQKGVLKTLSAYDREVIDAVMEISKVGRYRKTQFRLLSGGEKQRVLLAKALAQEPEVLLLDEPTNHLDIKHTFEMLDLLKEWQRTKGLTIFAILHDLNVASLYADRVALLYEGSFLEVGDVNTLRKEEQLKKVYEVEVKAQAHPLVPKPQLHLTPTYSYSADPTPFLNSFQAEQNENTVHLHFEQPLRTLSNADVGEGVQWLQHFCLVADESIGEQNLSAWLENNGIPSEQVAAIATTGDIQDVVIIEQLLLGVQLMIVVAIEVDIHQHRSLDGVHLLLFIDGHLQDKALFDYYMTVIEAKVKVCQQLSLQSVQSARDVVLIAASQRENQLRHRENEIDLRKGIEKIITTAMLEAVEKKFTKSDMLS
- a CDS encoding FecCD family ABC transporter permease gives rise to the protein MQKSFIRKFLGSKIGWLYLLSIGFVLCALLLGLFVSSVQFPIMTILHIVLEKSFGLGWLENIPRNEELIIWNIRLPRVLLALCVGASLSLAGAAFQGLLRNPLADPYTIGVSSGAALGAVLVLFFQFTIIGLGSFTLPVVSIASGFITLMIVFGLVRLSSRSLAIETIVLAGIIVGSFIGSITSLLISLGDKDAMTQIMYWLYGSVGMRGWSHIHLVVPFMIIGTIILLMHYRELNALALGEEAADHIGVNVKRGKIMILIGASLLTGAAVAVSGSIGFVGLVIPHLVRLLTGPNHRHLLPLSMLFGGSFLILADLLARTIIAPRELPIGVITALIGAPVFAFLLIRERIGRGERG
- a CDS encoding ABC transporter substrate-binding protein → MKDLFQRWGLLSFVFVFMLAILAACGTDKGTDGAAKEDSVDEESIEVVEEVEDEEVVEAFPVTFTDDVGREVTIESEPKTIVSIQASNTEILYALGVGDRLIGVSDYDNYPEEALSVQKVGAQDMDAELVLSLLPDIAFVTTYHHNTHENILKQYEDAGITVVVTGSASTFDDVYKTMDMIAQATGTAEKADEIINDMKDRRVALEEKAKGITDTKKVWVEVSPAPDIFTTGKNTFMHEMLEAINATNAAEEQDGWVKMTEEEIVQLNPDVIITTYGYYIDNPAEQVLTRDGWAEVTAIKNEQVFDVDSDTVTRPGPRLIEGVETLAKIIYPEVFGE
- a CDS encoding DNA topoisomerase III, whose translation is MSKSLVLAEKPSVARDIARVLGCNKKGNGFLEGTHYIVTWALGHLVTHADPEGYGNEFKEWKLEHLPIIPEPFKLVPIRQTSKQFNAVKAQLKRTDVKAVIIATDAGREGELVARWILEQAKVRKPVKRLWISSVTDKAIKDGFNNLKDGRAYENLYEAAVARAEADWVVGINATRALTVKYNAQLSTGRVQTPTLAMIAEREKQIRDFKPKSFYGMQALTETAKFTWHDRAGQTQSFDKEVIEKLMGKLDGVQSGKVTDVKTTPKSQPAPHLFDLTELQKEAHRRWSWSAKETLSTLQNLYERHKAVTYPRTDSKHLTSDMESTLKERIKAVDIGPYRKAVNTLLRSGTIKPQKGVVDDKRVSDHHAIIPTEETPILQSLSDKEQRLYDLIVKRFLAVFFGSFRYDQVTAELTVGGEMFKAKGRTITDEGWKKVYSTEEEEVDTDMLPSFKKGDELGIRAIVMTDGQTKPPARFNEGTLLAAMENPTQFMQGESKELIKTIGETGGLGTVATRADVIERLFNSFVMEKKGNDIYTTSKGRQLLELVPEDLKSPALTAEWEQGLTKIASGQMKKSAFMKDMIAFSKRTVTEIKTDDKKFKHDNVTGKTCPDCGKLLLEVNGKRGKMLVCQDRECGHRKNVSTLTNARCPVCKKKLELRGEGEGKIFVCKCGHREKLSAFEKRRANSGGKKADKRDVQKYMNKQEEPENTAMADALKKLFDK